The Aedes aegypti strain LVP_AGWG chromosome 3, AaegL5.0 Primary Assembly, whole genome shotgun sequence genome contains a region encoding:
- the LOC5566309 gene encoding probable pyruvate dehydrogenase E1 component subunit alpha, mitochondrial isoform X2, translating into MLSNVVKSVTQRALFGNVKILSAQPQQCGYATEASFETRAFKLHNLDQGPATSVTVTKDDALKYYSQMYAIRRMETAAGNLYKEKIIRGFCHLYSGQEACAVGMRAAMRPEDSCITAYRCHGWTYLMGVSMQGVLAELTGRQSGCARGKGGSMHMYSHNFYGGNGIVGAQVPLGVGIAFAAKYKGTKGVCIAAYGDGAANQGQLFEVYNMAKLWNTPVIFVCENNGYGMGTSAERASANVNYYTRGDTVPGIWVDGMDVLAVREATKFAIDHCNSGKGPILLETATYRYSGHSMSDPGTSYRSRDEIAEVRQTRDPITSLREKILTNELATTEELKEIESKIRGEVDSATKVAKADREIPVDELCTDIYAKPDNTGAIRNVMPACELSHKRLGKAVNM; encoded by the exons ATGCTTTCGAACGTCGTAAAATCCGTCACTCAGCGTGCCCTGTTTGGAAATGTG AAAATTCTTTCGGCACAGCCACAGCAATGCGGATATGCGACGGAGGCTTCATTTGAAACCAGG GCCTTCAAGTTGCACAACCTGGACCAGGGTCCGGCGACGAGCGTCACCGTGACCAAGGACGATGCGCTGAAGTACTACAGCCAGATGTACGCGATCCGTCGGATGGAAACGGCCGCCGGTAATCTGTACAAGGAGAAAATCATCCGAGGTTTCTGTCATCTGTACTCCGGCCAAGAAGCGTGTGCCGTGGGAATGCGTGCCGCCATGCGTCCGGAAGATTCCTGCATCACGGCGTACCGTTGCCACGGGTGGACCTACTTGATGGGCGTTTCGATGCAGGGGGTGCTGGCCGAACTGACCGGAAGACAGAGCGGTTGTGCTCGTGGAAAGGGCGGCAGCATGCACATGTACTCGCACAACTTCTACGGCGGAAACGGAATCGTGGGCGCTCAGGTTCCTTTGGGCGTTGGAATCGCCTTTGCTGCCAAGTACAAAGGAACGAAGGGAGTTTGCATTGCTGCGTATGGAGATGGTGCTGCCAATCAGGGACAGCTGTTCGAGGTCTACAATATGGCCAAGCTGTGGAACACTCCGGTGATTTTCGTTTGCGAGAACAACGGTTATGGTATGGGAACCAGCGCTGAACGTGCTTCAGCTAATGTTAACTATTACACTCGAGGAGATACCGTCCCCGGAATTTGGGTCGATGGCATGGATGTGTTGGCCGTTCGTGAAGCTACGAAATTCGCTATTGATCATTGCAACAGCGGCAAGGGACCGATTCTGCTGGAAACGGCCACCTATCGCTACTCGGGTCATTCAATGTCCGATCCTGGTACCAGCTACCGTTCCCGTGATGAAATCGCCGAAGTCCGCCAGACACGTGATCCAATCACATCGCTGCGGGAGAAGATTTTGACTAATGAGCTGGCTACCACCGAAGAACTGAAGGAAATCGAATCAAAGATCCGCGGGGAAGTGGACTCTGCTACGAAGGTGGCCAAGGCCGATCGGGAAATTCCTGTGGATGAACTGTGCACGGATATCTACGCTAAACCGGATAACACTGGAGCCATCCGAAACGTTATGCCAGCTTGCGAACTTTCCCACAAGCGCCTAGGCAAGGCAGTCAACATGTAA
- the LOC5566309 gene encoding probable pyruvate dehydrogenase E1 component subunit alpha, mitochondrial isoform X1: MGLSKWVKTIFRFGSEAGVKVKPVPQTATPKSAATESTESAKKILSAQPQQCGYATEASFETRAFKLHNLDQGPATSVTVTKDDALKYYSQMYAIRRMETAAGNLYKEKIIRGFCHLYSGQEACAVGMRAAMRPEDSCITAYRCHGWTYLMGVSMQGVLAELTGRQSGCARGKGGSMHMYSHNFYGGNGIVGAQVPLGVGIAFAAKYKGTKGVCIAAYGDGAANQGQLFEVYNMAKLWNTPVIFVCENNGYGMGTSAERASANVNYYTRGDTVPGIWVDGMDVLAVREATKFAIDHCNSGKGPILLETATYRYSGHSMSDPGTSYRSRDEIAEVRQTRDPITSLREKILTNELATTEELKEIESKIRGEVDSATKVAKADREIPVDELCTDIYAKPDNTGAIRNVMPACELSHKRLGKAVNM, from the exons ATGGGGCTGTCCAAGTGGGTGAAGACGATTTTTCGCTTCGGATCGGAAGCTGGAGTCAAAGTGAAGCCGGTGCCACAGACTGCGACGCCCAAATCGGCGGCCACAGAGAGCACTGAGTCGGCTAAG AAAATTCTTTCGGCACAGCCACAGCAATGCGGATATGCGACGGAGGCTTCATTTGAAACCAGG GCCTTCAAGTTGCACAACCTGGACCAGGGTCCGGCGACGAGCGTCACCGTGACCAAGGACGATGCGCTGAAGTACTACAGCCAGATGTACGCGATCCGTCGGATGGAAACGGCCGCCGGTAATCTGTACAAGGAGAAAATCATCCGAGGTTTCTGTCATCTGTACTCCGGCCAAGAAGCGTGTGCCGTGGGAATGCGTGCCGCCATGCGTCCGGAAGATTCCTGCATCACGGCGTACCGTTGCCACGGGTGGACCTACTTGATGGGCGTTTCGATGCAGGGGGTGCTGGCCGAACTGACCGGAAGACAGAGCGGTTGTGCTCGTGGAAAGGGCGGCAGCATGCACATGTACTCGCACAACTTCTACGGCGGAAACGGAATCGTGGGCGCTCAGGTTCCTTTGGGCGTTGGAATCGCCTTTGCTGCCAAGTACAAAGGAACGAAGGGAGTTTGCATTGCTGCGTATGGAGATGGTGCTGCCAATCAGGGACAGCTGTTCGAGGTCTACAATATGGCCAAGCTGTGGAACACTCCGGTGATTTTCGTTTGCGAGAACAACGGTTATGGTATGGGAACCAGCGCTGAACGTGCTTCAGCTAATGTTAACTATTACACTCGAGGAGATACCGTCCCCGGAATTTGGGTCGATGGCATGGATGTGTTGGCCGTTCGTGAAGCTACGAAATTCGCTATTGATCATTGCAACAGCGGCAAGGGACCGATTCTGCTGGAAACGGCCACCTATCGCTACTCGGGTCATTCAATGTCCGATCCTGGTACCAGCTACCGTTCCCGTGATGAAATCGCCGAAGTCCGCCAGACACGTGATCCAATCACATCGCTGCGGGAGAAGATTTTGACTAATGAGCTGGCTACCACCGAAGAACTGAAGGAAATCGAATCAAAGATCCGCGGGGAAGTGGACTCTGCTACGAAGGTGGCCAAGGCCGATCGGGAAATTCCTGTGGATGAACTGTGCACGGATATCTACGCTAAACCGGATAACACTGGAGCCATCCGAAACGTTATGCCAGCTTGCGAACTTTCCCACAAGCGCCTAGGCAAGGCAGTCAACATGTAA